Proteins from a single region of Candidatus Puniceispirillum marinum IMCC1322:
- a CDS encoding PrpF domain-containing protein, which translates to MSASDAGDAHDRRKDERIVSNQTAIPYMQMRGGSSKGVYFLATDLPADPITRDNVLKWVMGAYGDPRQIDGLGGADPLTSKIAIIEASSHDGCDIDYSFVQALVGEDRLDDTPNCGNLLSAVGAFALESGLLSRNGSDADIDVFMTNSGKRCRLRFPIKNGLPVYDGAARIDGVFGTSAPVVCHYADLAGSACGSLWPTGAVRDEFLGYSASCVDNGMPVVALRAEEFGISGLETPDALNANDDLKQKLEAVRLLAGEAMGLGDVAGKAVPKMCLISAPINGGTIHTRTFIPKTCHKAIGVLGAVSAATAAIHPDSAVYDLAIMPQIQIEPQTDTQETLTDVTIEHPSGVFDVTLRLSAGHDFEIMGAGLLRTARLLARGEVFVPMSVWKGA; encoded by the coding sequence ATGTCTGCCAGCGATGCAGGTGATGCACATGATCGAAGAAAAGATGAGCGCATAGTGAGCAACCAGACCGCCATTCCCTATATGCAGATGCGCGGCGGCAGTTCCAAAGGTGTTTATTTTCTGGCCACTGACCTGCCTGCCGACCCGATCACGCGTGACAATGTATTGAAATGGGTGATGGGGGCATATGGTGACCCGCGCCAGATTGACGGACTTGGCGGCGCCGATCCACTGACGTCGAAAATTGCGATTATTGAAGCGTCATCGCATGATGGCTGTGATATCGATTACAGCTTTGTGCAGGCACTTGTTGGCGAGGATCGTCTTGATGATACGCCCAATTGCGGCAATTTGCTGTCGGCGGTGGGTGCCTTTGCGCTGGAAAGCGGCCTGCTTTCGCGCAATGGAAGCGACGCCGATATTGATGTCTTTATGACCAATAGTGGCAAAAGATGCCGCCTTCGCTTTCCCATCAAGAACGGCCTGCCTGTCTATGATGGGGCGGCGCGCATAGATGGCGTGTTTGGCACGTCAGCCCCGGTGGTCTGTCATTATGCCGATCTCGCCGGTTCTGCCTGCGGTTCTTTATGGCCAACAGGCGCAGTCCGTGATGAATTTCTGGGCTATAGCGCCAGCTGTGTTGATAATGGCATGCCCGTTGTCGCTTTGCGTGCCGAAGAATTTGGTATTAGCGGTCTGGAAACACCAGATGCGTTGAATGCGAATGATGATTTAAAACAAAAGCTGGAGGCGGTGCGATTGCTGGCAGGTGAAGCCATGGGGCTTGGCGACGTTGCGGGCAAGGCCGTGCCAAAGATGTGCCTGATTTCAGCGCCCATCAATGGCGGCACGATCCATACACGCACCTTTATCCCAAAGACATGCCACAAGGCCATTGGCGTGCTTGGTGCAGTCTCGGCGGCTACAGCAGCGATACATCCCGATAGCGCCGTATATGATCTTGCCATCATGCCACAGATACAGATAGAGCCACAGACAGATACGCAAGAGACACTGACAGATGTGACAATAGAGCATCCGTCAGGTGTTTTTGATGTCACGCTGCGGTTGTCGGCAGGTCATGATTTTGAAATCATGGGCGCAGGCTTGCTGCGGACTGCACGCTTGCTGGCGCGTGGTGAGGTTTTTGTCCCCATGTCAGTCTGGAAAGGTGCGTAA
- a CDS encoding amidohydrolase family protein, giving the protein MTDISDAKMVDKKSCMPPDPDTRTPVFKAPAKACDAHCHVFGPHDLFPYHPSSTYHPPDGPREKLAELHGKLGIERAVIVQASCHGPDNRAMLDAIKHNPDNYRGVCIANDSFSDEDFADLDAGGVRGVRFNFVTHLGGTPDLEMMKRVLERVQPLGWHLVIHVNAEDIISFQDFFLQFDMDIIVDHMGRVPTSAGVHQDAFQILKRFMERENWWVKICGSERISAAGPPFYDAVPYAQELVEIAPDRTLWGTDWPHPNIKKFMPNDGDLLDLVPLLARDETLQRKILVDNPARLYGFDDA; this is encoded by the coding sequence ATGACGGATATATCAGATGCGAAAATGGTAGATAAAAAAAGCTGTATGCCGCCCGATCCCGATACACGCACCCCCGTTTTCAAGGCACCGGCCAAAGCGTGCGACGCGCATTGCCATGTATTTGGCCCGCATGATCTGTTTCCCTATCACCCAAGCTCGACCTATCATCCCCCCGATGGCCCTCGCGAGAAACTGGCCGAACTGCATGGTAAGCTGGGCATTGAGCGCGCCGTCATCGTGCAGGCCAGTTGTCATGGCCCTGATAATCGGGCGATGCTAGATGCGATCAAGCATAATCCAGATAATTACCGCGGTGTATGTATCGCGAATGACAGCTTTTCAGATGAAGATTTTGCCGATCTGGATGCAGGCGGTGTTCGCGGTGTGCGTTTTAACTTTGTCACGCATCTAGGCGGCACCCCCGATCTGGAGATGATGAAGCGTGTGCTTGAGCGTGTACAGCCGCTGGGCTGGCATCTGGTGATTCATGTAAATGCCGAAGATATCATCAGCTTTCAGGATTTCTTTCTGCAATTCGATATGGATATCATCGTCGATCATATGGGGCGTGTGCCGACCAGTGCCGGCGTGCATCAAGACGCCTTTCAGATTCTGAAACGGTTTATGGAACGCGAAAACTGGTGGGTAAAAATATGTGGGTCGGAACGTATTTCAGCCGCGGGGCCACCCTTTTATGACGCGGTGCCCTATGCACAGGAATTGGTAGAGATTGCGCCAGACCGCACGCTATGGGGTACTGACTGGCCACATCCGAATATCAAAAAATTCATGCCCAATGATGGTGATCTGCTTGATCTGGTACCGCTGCTGGCGCGTGATGAAACTTTGCAACGCAAAATTCTGGTTGATAATCCGGCGCGGCTTTATGGGTTTGACGACGCATAA
- a CDS encoding amidohydrolase family protein encodes MIIDCHGHYTTTPPGVEAYRNAQKEALAQNPDHLFEKGTMAVSDDQIRDSIANNQLKLQQERGTDLTIFSPRASWMGHHVGNASTSAAWTAHCNDLIKRVCTLFPDNFAPVCQLPQSPGTSIDNSIAELTRCVEEMGFIGCNLNPDPSGGFWQDARLSDRYWYPFYEKMVEYDVPAMIHVSGACQHSLDTTSSYYLGADTTAFVHFMFSDVFVDFPELKFIIPHGGGAVPYHWGRFRGIAQDKGLGDLNERVLNNIFFDTCVYHQRGIDLLLDVIPVKNILFASEMIGAVRGIDPHSGHYYDDTKRYIDGNKALDDAQKKMIFEGNARAVFSRLTL; translated from the coding sequence ATGATTATTGATTGCCACGGCCATTACACGACAACACCGCCAGGTGTCGAAGCCTATCGCAATGCGCAGAAAGAGGCTTTGGCGCAAAATCCCGATCATCTTTTTGAAAAAGGCACAATGGCGGTATCAGATGATCAAATCCGCGACTCTATTGCCAATAACCAGCTCAAACTGCAACAGGAACGCGGCACCGATCTGACAATCTTTTCACCGCGCGCAAGCTGGATGGGGCACCATGTCGGCAATGCCAGCACATCGGCCGCATGGACAGCGCATTGCAATGATCTGATCAAACGTGTCTGTACATTGTTTCCAGACAATTTTGCCCCGGTCTGTCAGTTGCCGCAAAGCCCGGGCACCAGCATCGATAACAGCATTGCCGAATTGACCCGCTGTGTAGAGGAAATGGGCTTTATCGGTTGTAATCTGAATCCTGATCCGTCGGGTGGGTTCTGGCAGGATGCGCGCTTGAGTGACCGCTACTGGTATCCGTTTTATGAAAAAATGGTTGAATATGATGTGCCCGCCATGATCCATGTATCAGGCGCATGCCAGCATTCACTGGATACGACATCAAGCTATTATCTGGGTGCCGACACCACCGCCTTTGTGCATTTCATGTTTTCAGATGTTTTTGTCGATTTTCCCGAGCTGAAATTCATCATCCCGCATGGTGGTGGCGCGGTACCGTATCATTGGGGACGGTTTCGCGGCATTGCCCAGGATAAGGGGCTTGGCGATCTAAATGAACGGGTGCTGAATAATATCTTTTTTGACACATGCGTCTATCACCAGCGTGGTATTGATCTGTTGCTGGATGTGATACCAGTCAAGAATATACTGTTTGCTTCGGAAATGATTGGCGCGGTGCGCGGCATTGATCCGCATAGCGGGCATTATTATGACGATACAAAGCGCTATATCGATGGTAATAAGGCGCTGGATGACGCGCAGAAGAAAATGATCTTTGAGGGTAATGCCCGTGCGGTATTTAGCCGGTTGACGCTATAG